A region of Dioscorea cayenensis subsp. rotundata cultivar TDr96_F1 chromosome 5, TDr96_F1_v2_PseudoChromosome.rev07_lg8_w22 25.fasta, whole genome shotgun sequence DNA encodes the following proteins:
- the LOC120261988 gene encoding 40S ribosomal protein S5: MATQTDVKLFNRWSFDDVEVSDMSLNDYVAVVPTKHATYLPHTAGRYSVKRFRKAQCPIVERLTNSLMMHGRNNGKKLMAVRIVKHAMEIIHLLTDLNPIQVIVDAVINSGPREDATRIGSAGVVRRQAVDISPLRRVNQAIYLLTTGARESAFRNIKTIAECLADELINAAKGSSNSYAIKKKDEIERVAKANR; the protein is encoded by the exons ATGGCGACCCAAACTGATGTCAAGCTTTTCAATCGTTGGTCCTTTGATGATGTTGAG GTCAGTGATATGTCACTGAATGATTACGTTGCTGTGGTTCCAACTAAACATGCCACCTATCTGCCTCATACTGCTGGGAGATACTCTGTCAAGAGGTTCAGAAAGGCTCAATGCCCTATTGTTGAGAGGCTTACAAATTCTCTGATGATGCATGGTCGAAACAATGGCAAGAAACTCATGGCTGTTCGCATTGTTAAACATGCAATGGAGATTATTCATCTGCTGACTGATTTAAACCCAATCCAAGTAATTGTGGATGCTGTCATTAACAG CGGGCCAAGGGAAGATGCAACTAGGATTGGATCTGCTGGTGTTGTTAGAAGGCAGGCAGTTGACATTTCCCCCTTGAGGAGGGTCAACCAAGCAATATACCTACTCACAACTGGTGCTAGGGAAAGCGCATTCAGAAACATCAAGACCATTGCGGAATGCCTTGCGGATGAGCTTATTAATGCTGCTAAGGGATCCTCTAACAG CTATGCcatcaagaagaaggatgagatTGAGCGTGTTGCCAAGGCTAACCGTTGA
- the LOC120259835 gene encoding 60S ribosomal protein L32-1-like — protein sequence MAVPLLSKKIIKKRVKKFKRPQSDRKICVKPSWRRPKGIDSRVRRKFKGCTLMPNIGYGSDKKTRHYLPNRFKKFVVHNVSELELLMMHNRTYCAEIAHNVSTKKRKEIVERAAQLDIVVTNKLARLRSQEDE from the exons ATGGCGGTCCCGCTTCTGTCAAAGAAGATCATTAAGAAGCGCGTGAAGAAGTTTAAGAGGCCTCAGAGTGACCGCAAGATCTGTGTCAAG CCTAGTTGGCGAAGGCCCAAGGGTATTGATTCTCGGGTCAGGAGGAAGTTCAAAGGATGCACCTTGATGCCCAATATTGGTTACGGTTCTGACAAGAAGACTCGACACTATCTGCCAAACCGCTTCAAGAAGTTTGTGGTACACAATGTCTCAGAGTTGGAGCTGCTCATGATGCACAATAG GACTTACTGTGCTGAAATTGCACACAATGTTTCCACTAAGAAACGCAAGGAGATTGTTGAGCGAGCTGCTCAGCTTGACATTGTTGTTACCAACAAGTTGGCTCGGCTACGGAGCCAAGAAGATGAGTGA
- the LOC120260070 gene encoding cytochrome b561 and DOMON domain-containing protein At4g12980-like isoform X2 produces MASSQNFIFILSLLFLPSLSMPSCNTFSLSSNRLFDFCRDLPSLSSSLHWTYNAANSTLSIAFTATPASPNGWISWGINPTSTGMRGTQALLAFHRPDGSLTVETFNIAAYYPVLPLPIMFETWGLEAEYVGGEMQMFATVKLLQGMTELNQVWQVGTSVTSGVPDKHEFGPQNLNSMAKLDVVTALVSANADSTLSEKNIHGVLNAVSWGILLPIGAMIARFLKAFRPKDTSWFHLHVSCQLIGYAVGVTGWATGLSLGSKSKRVEYTTHRNLGITLFSLATLCLDCL; encoded by the exons ATGGCATCTTCTCAaaacttcatcttcatcctctcaCTTCTCTTTCTCCCCTCACTATCCATGCCCTCCTGCAACACCTTCTCCTTGTCCTCAAACCGCCTTTTCGACTTTTGCAGAGACCTGCCAAGTCTCTCCTCCTCCCTTCACTGGACCTACAACGCTGCCAACTCCACCCTTTCCATAGCCTTCACCGCCACTCCAGCCTCCCCCAATGGCTGGATATCATGGGGAATTAATCCTACCTCCACTGGCATGAGAGGCACTCAAGCTTTGCTTGCTTTCCACCGCCCGGACGGTAGCCTCACCGTCGAAACCTTCAATATTGCTGCATACTACCCGGTCTTACCGTTACCGATAATGTTTGAGACGTGGGGGCTTGAGGCTGAGTATGTTGGCGGAGAAATGCAGATGTTTGCGACGGTGAAGCTGCTGCAAGGGATGACAGAGCTCAACCAGGTCTGGCAGGTGGGAACTTCTGTCACCAGTGGTGTTCCTGATAAACATGAGTTTGGCCCTCAGAACCTCAATTCTATGGCTAAATTAGATGTGGTCACTGCATTGGTTTCTGCAAATGCTGACTCTACACTCAGTGAAAAAAAT ATACATGGAGTACTAAATGCTGTGAGTTGGGGAATTCTACTTCCAATTGGAGCTATGATTGCAAGGTTCTTGAAGGCATTCAGGCCTAAAGATACATCCTGGTTTCACCTCCATGTTTCATGCCAACTCATTGGTTATGCTGTTGGAGTCACTGGCTGGGCCACCGGTCTCAGCCTCGGCAGCAAGTCTAAGAGGGTAGAGTACACAACTCACAGGAACCTCGGCATCACTCTCTTCTCCCTTGCCACCTT GTGTTTGGATTGTTTGTGA
- the LOC120260070 gene encoding cytochrome b561 and DOMON domain-containing protein At4g12980-like isoform X1, producing MASSQNFIFILSLLFLPSLSMPSCNTFSLSSNRLFDFCRDLPSLSSSLHWTYNAANSTLSIAFTATPASPNGWISWGINPTSTGMRGTQALLAFHRPDGSLTVETFNIAAYYPVLPLPIMFETWGLEAEYVGGEMQMFATVKLLQGMTELNQVWQVGTSVTSGVPDKHEFGPQNLNSMAKLDVVTALVSANADSTLSEKNIHGVLNAVSWGILLPIGAMIARFLKAFRPKDTSWFHLHVSCQLIGYAVGVTGWATGLSLGSKSKRVEYTTHRNLGITLFSLATLQVFGLFVRPRKEHKIRSCWNVYHHGVGYAVIIMGIINVFEGISILQPDKKWVHVYIIVICGLGLIALFLEITSWIVAGRRI from the exons ATGGCATCTTCTCAaaacttcatcttcatcctctcaCTTCTCTTTCTCCCCTCACTATCCATGCCCTCCTGCAACACCTTCTCCTTGTCCTCAAACCGCCTTTTCGACTTTTGCAGAGACCTGCCAAGTCTCTCCTCCTCCCTTCACTGGACCTACAACGCTGCCAACTCCACCCTTTCCATAGCCTTCACCGCCACTCCAGCCTCCCCCAATGGCTGGATATCATGGGGAATTAATCCTACCTCCACTGGCATGAGAGGCACTCAAGCTTTGCTTGCTTTCCACCGCCCGGACGGTAGCCTCACCGTCGAAACCTTCAATATTGCTGCATACTACCCGGTCTTACCGTTACCGATAATGTTTGAGACGTGGGGGCTTGAGGCTGAGTATGTTGGCGGAGAAATGCAGATGTTTGCGACGGTGAAGCTGCTGCAAGGGATGACAGAGCTCAACCAGGTCTGGCAGGTGGGAACTTCTGTCACCAGTGGTGTTCCTGATAAACATGAGTTTGGCCCTCAGAACCTCAATTCTATGGCTAAATTAGATGTGGTCACTGCATTGGTTTCTGCAAATGCTGACTCTACACTCAGTGAAAAAAAT ATACATGGAGTACTAAATGCTGTGAGTTGGGGAATTCTACTTCCAATTGGAGCTATGATTGCAAGGTTCTTGAAGGCATTCAGGCCTAAAGATACATCCTGGTTTCACCTCCATGTTTCATGCCAACTCATTGGTTATGCTGTTGGAGTCACTGGCTGGGCCACCGGTCTCAGCCTCGGCAGCAAGTCTAAGAGGGTAGAGTACACAACTCACAGGAACCTCGGCATCACTCTCTTCTCCCTTGCCACCTTGCAA GTGTTTGGATTGTTTGTGAGACCAAGAAAGGAGCACAAAATTAGATCATGTTGGAATGTTTATCATCACGGTGTAGGTTATGCAGTTATTATCATGGGTATCATCAATGTGTTTGAAGGCATTTCAATCCTGCAACCTGATAAAAAATGGGTAcatgtttatattattgttatatgtgGCTTGGGTCTCATTGCATTGTTCTTGGAAATCACAAGCTGGATTGTGGCTGGGAGGAGGATTTGA
- the LOC120260069 gene encoding U-box domain-containing protein 9 isoform X1, producing MAKSGERPPRENASKQLRSELRRLMLAITDDDDVRCEIFNEAFKTLVALKEMKFNGGNDKPQQHRQVPEHFLCPISSKIMRDPVVLSSGQTYDRQYIQEWLNSGNLTCPQTQKALSNTTLIPNNLVRGMIGEWCCEHVNTIPRHEFHEEGLITRSERYVFIKLVEKISYSSVTEQREAARELRLLTKHNRSFRALICEYPDAIARLLSVLSVPELSEDNEVQEDIVTAILNLSINDGNKKIVGKNPLVIPFLIEALETGTMETRSNSAAALFTLSAVDSNKSMIGELGAMRPLLDLLEHGSMTAKKDAASAIFSLCTTVENRVMAVREGAVALVLKNIMDQCLVDESLAILAMLSSNQEAAEELRMSVGVPCLLKVIKANSCPRNEENAVVALFSICMNDRTKLLEVGEEENLSGAISQLAQNGTSRARRKAYGILEKLRRAMYITH from the exons ATGGCGAAATCCGGCGAGCGGCCTCCACGGGAGAATGCGTCGAAGCAGCTGAGGAGTGAGCTGAGGAGGCTGATGCTCGCCATCACCGATGATGACGATGTTCGGTGTGAGATATTCAACGAAGCCTTCAAAACCCTCGTGGCGCTTAAAGAGATGAAGTTTAATGGCGGCAATGACAAGCCGCAGCAGCATCGTCAAGTTCCTGAGCATTTCTTATGCCCCATCTCGTCGAAGATCATGAGGGATCCTGTTGTGCTTTCTTCTGGCCAG ACCTATGACAGGCAATACATTCAGGAATGGCTGAATTCTGGCAACCTAACATGCCCACAAACTCAGAAAGCCCTCTCCAACACAACACTCATTCCGAACAATCTTGTTCGCGGCATGATTGGTGAATGGTGTTGTGAGCATGTTAACACTATACCGCGGCATGAGTTTCATGAGGAAGGCCTTATTACAAGAAGTGAAAGGTATGTATTTATTAAGCTAGTTGAGAAGATCTCCTACTCCTCAGTCACAGAGCAGAGGGAAGCTGCTAGGGAGCTCCGGCTCCTCACCAAGCACAACCGATCATTTCGGGCTCTTATTTGTGAGTACCCGGACGCTATTGCTCGGTTGCTCTCTGTGTTGTCAGTGCCTGAATTGAGTGAGGATAATGAGGTCCAAGAAGACATAGTGACTGCGATTCTCAATCTTTCTATCAATGACGGCAACAAGAAGATTGTTGGCAAGAACCCCTTGGTTATTCCCTTTCTTATTGAGGCACTGGAGACCGGAACTATGGAAACAAGGAGCAATTCAGCTGCGGCGCTCTTCACCTTATCTGCTGTTGATTCAAATAAGAGTATGATTGGTGAATTAGGTGCTATGCGACCTCTCCTCGATCTTCTAGAGCATGGCAGCATGACTGCTAAGAAGGATGCTGCCTCTGCGATCTTTAGCCTGTGCACTACTGTTGAGAACAGGGTGATGGCGGTGAGAGAAGGGGCTGTTGCACTTGTTTTGAAAAACATTATGGATCAATGCCTTGTAGATGAGTCATTGGCTATCCTCGCAATGCTCTCAAGCAATCAAGAAGCAGCAGAGGAACTTAGAATGAGTGTTGGGGTTCCTTGCTTGCTCAAGGTTATAAAAGCAAACTCATGTCCCCGGAATGAAGAAAATGCAGTTGTTGCTCTCTTTTCAATATGCATGAATGATAGAACAAAGTTATTGGAAGTTGGTGAAGAGGAGAATTTGAGTGGTGCTATCTCACAGCTTGCTCAGAATGGTACTTCAAGGGCTCGCAGAAAGGCATACGGAATTCTTGAGAAGCTGagaagggcaatgtacatcacTCATTAG
- the LOC120260069 gene encoding U-box domain-containing protein 9 isoform X2: MAKSGERPPRENASKQLRSELRRLMLAITDDDDVRCEIFNEAFKTLVALKEMKFNGGNDKPQQHRQVPEHFLCPISSKIMRDPVVLSSGQEWLNSGNLTCPQTQKALSNTTLIPNNLVRGMIGEWCCEHVNTIPRHEFHEEGLITRSERYVFIKLVEKISYSSVTEQREAARELRLLTKHNRSFRALICEYPDAIARLLSVLSVPELSEDNEVQEDIVTAILNLSINDGNKKIVGKNPLVIPFLIEALETGTMETRSNSAAALFTLSAVDSNKSMIGELGAMRPLLDLLEHGSMTAKKDAASAIFSLCTTVENRVMAVREGAVALVLKNIMDQCLVDESLAILAMLSSNQEAAEELRMSVGVPCLLKVIKANSCPRNEENAVVALFSICMNDRTKLLEVGEEENLSGAISQLAQNGTSRARRKAYGILEKLRRAMYITH, encoded by the exons ATGGCGAAATCCGGCGAGCGGCCTCCACGGGAGAATGCGTCGAAGCAGCTGAGGAGTGAGCTGAGGAGGCTGATGCTCGCCATCACCGATGATGACGATGTTCGGTGTGAGATATTCAACGAAGCCTTCAAAACCCTCGTGGCGCTTAAAGAGATGAAGTTTAATGGCGGCAATGACAAGCCGCAGCAGCATCGTCAAGTTCCTGAGCATTTCTTATGCCCCATCTCGTCGAAGATCATGAGGGATCCTGTTGTGCTTTCTTCTGGCCAG GAATGGCTGAATTCTGGCAACCTAACATGCCCACAAACTCAGAAAGCCCTCTCCAACACAACACTCATTCCGAACAATCTTGTTCGCGGCATGATTGGTGAATGGTGTTGTGAGCATGTTAACACTATACCGCGGCATGAGTTTCATGAGGAAGGCCTTATTACAAGAAGTGAAAGGTATGTATTTATTAAGCTAGTTGAGAAGATCTCCTACTCCTCAGTCACAGAGCAGAGGGAAGCTGCTAGGGAGCTCCGGCTCCTCACCAAGCACAACCGATCATTTCGGGCTCTTATTTGTGAGTACCCGGACGCTATTGCTCGGTTGCTCTCTGTGTTGTCAGTGCCTGAATTGAGTGAGGATAATGAGGTCCAAGAAGACATAGTGACTGCGATTCTCAATCTTTCTATCAATGACGGCAACAAGAAGATTGTTGGCAAGAACCCCTTGGTTATTCCCTTTCTTATTGAGGCACTGGAGACCGGAACTATGGAAACAAGGAGCAATTCAGCTGCGGCGCTCTTCACCTTATCTGCTGTTGATTCAAATAAGAGTATGATTGGTGAATTAGGTGCTATGCGACCTCTCCTCGATCTTCTAGAGCATGGCAGCATGACTGCTAAGAAGGATGCTGCCTCTGCGATCTTTAGCCTGTGCACTACTGTTGAGAACAGGGTGATGGCGGTGAGAGAAGGGGCTGTTGCACTTGTTTTGAAAAACATTATGGATCAATGCCTTGTAGATGAGTCATTGGCTATCCTCGCAATGCTCTCAAGCAATCAAGAAGCAGCAGAGGAACTTAGAATGAGTGTTGGGGTTCCTTGCTTGCTCAAGGTTATAAAAGCAAACTCATGTCCCCGGAATGAAGAAAATGCAGTTGTTGCTCTCTTTTCAATATGCATGAATGATAGAACAAAGTTATTGGAAGTTGGTGAAGAGGAGAATTTGAGTGGTGCTATCTCACAGCTTGCTCAGAATGGTACTTCAAGGGCTCGCAGAAAGGCATACGGAATTCTTGAGAAGCTGagaagggcaatgtacatcacTCATTAG
- the LOC120260182 gene encoding uncharacterized protein LOC120260182, producing MAWFVRRAKRVSDPLAEKVRARIRGDDGTQEHDDAPDPSCFSGLVHAFLDTYDAGPEENSFSGDDDDDEDSGEDESCVAHVAGMVSELVNSSDGLRRRVISDVCDAAKVFDGMPPALYRRAVVGRLREWGYNAAVCTTRWESAGGLTAGSYEYVDVVVGEKVRYIVDLDFKAEFEIARATVEYEKVVTELPKVMVAEPEELRRVVRVVADAARRSMKRNRLYVPPWRKGRYFVAKWTGPYNRTVNAGGMTAAAAAVGVEDGVEIKCRAVGFGAGVVIPATARTR from the coding sequence ATGGCCTGGTTCGTCAGAAGAGCTAAACGGGTTTCGGATCCATTAGCCGAGAAAGTCCGCGCCCGAATCCGAGGAGACGATGGCACGCAGGAACACGACGACGCACCCGACCCCTCTTGCTTCTCCGGCCTCGTCCACGCGTTCCTAGACACATACGACGCCGGGCCAGAGGAAAATTCCTTCTCCGgcgacgacgacgacgatgaAGACTCCGGTGAGGACGAGTCATGCGTGGCGCACGTGGCGGGGATGGTATCGGAGCTGGTGAACTCGTCGGATGGGCTCCGGCGGAGGGTGATTTCCGATGTGTGCGATGCCGCTAAGGTGTTTGATGGAATGCCGCCGGCGTTGTATAGGAGAGCGGTGGTGGGGAGGTTGAGGGAGTGGGGGTACAATGCCGCGGTTTGCACGACGAGGTGGGAGAGCGCCGGCGGGCTCACGGCGGGGAGCTATGAGTATGTGGATGTGGTGGTGGGGGAGAAGGTGAGGTACATAGTGGATCTGGATTTTAAGGCGGAGTTTGAGATTGCGAGGGCGACGGTGGAGTATGAGAAGGTGGTGACGGAGTTGCCGAAGGTGATGGTGGCGGAGCCGGAGGAGCTACGGCGAGTGGTGAGAGTGGTGGCGGATGCGGCGAGGAGGTCGATGAAAAGAAATAGGTTGTATGTGCCGCCGTGGAGGAAGGGGAGGTACTTTGTGGCGAAGTGGACGGGACCGTACAACCGGACGGTGAACGCCGGAGGTAtgacggcggcggcggcggcggtgggGGTGGAAGATGGGGTGGAGATAAAGTGTAGGGCGGTGGGGTTTGGGGCGGGGGTTGTGATTCCGGCGACGGCGAGGACTAGGTGA
- the LOC120261685 gene encoding uncharacterized protein LOC120261685 has protein sequence MVFIRAKRVTDPLNEKVRARIRGDDGHYDTSSSSGSDHEGTSFFSDLVNEFLESDDNAPPDDAGSAEDESPESQAAEVAEMVKELLRSSDRLRRRVISDVCDAAKVFDGMPAVLYRRAVMGRLRELGYNAGVCTARWESSGGLTAGSYEYVDVVVGEKVRYIVDLDFKAEFEIARATVEYEDVVRQLPKVMVAVPEELRRLVKMVAEAGRRSMKSKGLHVPPWRKGRYVVAKWLGPYRRTVNAGGFRYGAGEVKSRAVGFLAGDGDRVVKVVV, from the coding sequence ATGGTTTTCATAAGAGCAAAACGGGTTACGGATCCTTTAAACGAGAAGGTCCGCGCCCGGATCCGCGGAGATGACGGTCACTACGACACGAGCAGCAGCAGCGGCAGCGACCACGAAGGGACCTCCTTCTTCTCCGACCTCGTCAACGAGTTCCTCGAGAGCGACGACAACGCGCCACCAGACGACGCCGGCTCCGCCGAGGACGAGTCACCGGAATCACAAGCTGCTGAAGTGGCGGAGATGGTGAAGGAGTTGCTCCGTTCGTCGGATAGGCTCCGACGGAGGGTGATCTCTGACGTTTGTGATGCCGCTAAGGTGTTTGATGGAATGCCAGCGGTGTTGTATAGGAGAGCGGTGATGGGGAGGTTGAGGGAGTTGGGGTATAATGCTGGGGTTTGCACGGCGAGGTGGGAGAGCTCCGGTGGGCTCACGGCGGGGAGCTATGAGTATGTGGATGTGGTGGTGGGGGAGAAGGTGAGGTACATAGTGGATCTGGATTTTAAGGCGGAGTTTGAGATTGCGAGGGCGACGGTGGAGTATGAGGATGTGGTGAGGCAGTTGCCGAAGGTGATGGTGGCGGTGCCGGAGGAGCTCCGGCGACTGGTGAAAATGGTGGCTGAGGCTGGGAGAAGGTCGATGAAGAGTAAGGGTTTGCATGTGCCACCGTGGAGGAAGGGGAGGTACGTTGTGGCTAAGTGGTTGGGGCCGTACCGACGAACGGTGAACGCCGGAGGTTTTAGGTACGGCGCCGGCGAGGTTAAGAGCCGTGCTGTTGGGTTTCTCGCCGGTGATGGTGATAGGGTTGTCAAGGTGGTGGTGTGA